A single window of Colletes latitarsis isolate SP2378_abdomen chromosome 6, iyColLati1, whole genome shotgun sequence DNA harbors:
- the Lana gene encoding laminin subunit alpha — MARWLLIISLAGLLVHEARNEILTPPYFNLAEGKEIIASATCGVDTPGPELYCKLVGANADQHEDINLIQGQVCDFCDPENPEKTHPPEYAVDGMETWWQSPPLSRGMKYNEVNLTINLGQEFHVAYVYVKMANSPRPGLWILEKSKDYGKTWSPWQYFSDTANDCLTYFGVDSYKPITRDDSVICATEYSQIVPLEGGEIPISILNNRPSAKNYFNSTALQEWTRATNVRFRFLRTKNLLGHLMSLVREDPTVTRRYFYSIKDISIGGRCMCNGHADTCDVLDPKLPKKLFCRCQHNTCGPQCATCCKGFEQKKWRQSTTAKKFTCEPCNCFGHADECKYDPEIDENHLSLDIHGNYEGGGVCQNCRDNTEGVNCNRCKSRFYRPRDKPLNATDVCQPCNCDVFYSTGNCADATGKCECRKEYSPPDCDSCNDGYYGYPNCVPCQCLLKGTDGDYCEAIDGSCPCKPNYAGHYCNLCAEGYYNFPECLPCRCNPQGSFNDICDVVSGNCTCKNNYGGRTCDICEDGYFNYPICSYCNCDARGTEPGICDKSGGACLCKEGYGGARCDQCVSGYYGYPNCRPCNCSSVGSSTISCDATGKCSCLTNFAGKTCDQCSPGYYMYPECTACNCDSHGSIGASCDAEGKCQCRENFDGARCNQCKEGFYNFPTCEECNCDPAGVLETFQGCGSLPAGELCQCKDRVEGRICNQCKPLYWNLQPYNSQGCEECHCNIPGVIGNIGECDTKNGQCICKPGVMGRSCDECVDGTYNLQESNFFGCTDCACDIGGSVSFVCDKQTGQCQCQPRVTGLTCKEPLKAHYFPTLHQFQYEAEDGRTPSNSPVRYGFTEEHFPGYSWKGYAVFSTLQDEIILTVYIQKSSLYRMVLRYVNPNNEPILGTITITPENPSEVEQQFKVNFKPTVKPSFVTVAGAHGNHPSPMVMDPGRWSFSITTKKSVFLDYFVLLPSEYYEASILTQDVNIPCEVGYKGLCRHYGYPNLTRFDSVHGAGGFLNENNARIPLTEYFVERDILKEIGRDEVPLINDKQEEIHFDLRVSKPGPHVLLVTYITPKYENVTSTLLIEANTVGKGKATLYPCKYTSICRQVVTDTYGRIAAMNFPSNYISLILTGEPASNVAIDSVVAIPYYQWSLDYVKPKSICVKKDGTCVKGQFPGAADAKKIEFESISTVPESANKPYGIYDNATKLIYLDNKNTMVDIHAKVFQPGDYTFVVQYYQPDYPEYELDVLVQNGKFYEAKMAIPHCPSNSGCRSVVRQADGNIRFQLIENFMITFKESVGNGIWLDYILVIPNEQYNEKILKKIQFDQTKEFIKKCGYNHFHINITEEGFCRDSIFSLTANYNNRALPCNCDIDGTISFQCENFGGQCPCKPNIIGRRCEICKTGFYGFPNCKPCNCPALCESETGACICPSRVTGERCNQCEVETYGFHPIIGCEECNCSPLGVIDGNMQCDLLNGSCKCKENVVGRQCDKCQPGYSQFPHCEKCDCDTRGTTVDICDQYTAECSCKENVQGSACDVCKDGTFNIQDNNENGCTKCFCFGKTTRCLSAYLYRAQVTDMTDWGLTVSREKGLNLTYLITSPEMSNGATIAVNLIENDTLGEVVYFSAPETYLGRKLTSYGGYLNYTVHYSTGPFGNAVSAADLILQGDDTTLFYYADEQPPSFTDFQASLELVETNFLTHNRLSATREQLMVVLENLQGMHIRATYWNPTITASLSYVFLDVTTEFYSPQYNVLASSVEQCQCPPNYQGLSCEECAPGYYRVQSGPYGGCVRCECNEHADTCDVQTGICLNCKDGTTGDHCEFCQKGYYGNATGGTPTDCLICACPLPVPSNNFATGCEVNEEGNKISCDCLPGYYGARCQFCASGHYGNPEIYEDYCKPCECSGNIDTNQAGSCDSITGECLHCLNNTYGEACNLCAPGFYGDAIQRKDCRNCMCEECGMEHCDSFSGKCFCRENVVGDRCDLCEVDHYGYNSCDGCKACSCDLASENSQCDENTGQCKCKPGVTGRRCDQCIPGYWNYGPEGCTSCGCNTGYSVGVSCNTTTGQCTCLPGVIGEKCDHCPYRHVLIPGQGCFACDSCTGDLLDVTDYLSNQLDPVFKEYSTVAESYFTTQRLKFINDTANDLDPKVKLLDPSRVNFLPLQQEVKLLESEFSNQKREIDFTAEDSVKWKLASENTLKDMNYLESDVINEIELVKATVSEVQSLALYIALGTGAMVDGALKEAEEILKRIQEVSFVNFRDRATDQVDQANILVSKMYEYNMPVSDLFTIANDLSKKIKHVTGKMDDFLNITWNVQELASMVDKLNQENRIAAETGNFDVVKNATAEANEDLIAGKELNKNATECIEIASRNMEMLMRDATDDSMETLNTTILRNDKLLIELLDPSQMARDNAEYLYNRSLDLDSLLTDTRNTDAVKAVSAYRNIWTAIENAREAALDATDAADNATRLSDGMEKRMWNSRNESLHLLESAEETLRKTGKPKYDLENAQMDATSIFSQNKRNKDLLDNIEKVLTGFPSPSSMVAQDAMNLAIQVEHNINASINSMNRDVDKIPKDLKKTKQLSKDISESIRDVSQAKKQLDIIVDTYLPQITKLLNGLSGNQKVIDTRGKNLQGKIKALKNKIANARELADRNKFGLMFYRNTTLELKNPESLPLLATSTKVSLYFRTNNTNGFLLYLGNEENTKMPRSKTHDFMALLIESGYPVLIMDLGSGPEKIINNKFVSDNVWRQIIVDRTGKNVKLIIREDIGEGKHRLYEKGHALPGSYSIFNVDQEHSKLFVGGYPSSFNMQDAVTASSFEGEMEELVIGEIPVSFWNFVDGENNQKAAIERDKLINFQPSTGYRFDRHGYAILSKRNFQISPDNRKFSIKLNFKTFAENGLIYLMGKGKQFLSMEMRAGHVLYQYDLGAGETSLRSSNKYNDGNWHNLEALRFERMGVLKVDGFDIMKSEAIGNSKTLVSSDHIYFGGYPPNAKHPYDPVTNEGFEGCIDEVVILETVIDLTRNVQAFGVIPGCPARFASLVSFEEYTSGYVKWPSISVPDTLQVNLKFKTLANDGLIFYITDQSTGAVSFLSLVDGILVFNSQGKELRTSLSGIKFNDNEWHVVTATHSLDSLKLDIDDTKNYNTDFEPPPLLVPYGSMYIGGLPVTFGIPQTGSMTPFVGCIGDATLNGAIINFANTTERPNAFLGKCKGGDPSSIPSITEPEPDVLPPLLPTESLDDNLEISTQINVIDVDLENETDEEEPNLEGRGRYHDELTTTAEPTTLTQRPTPIYVDQCRLPYYPAVDPDLDNAWRFGTARNSRLEYRSLNGRYKNDYDFQIDVKTTAEEGIIFFTLNTNDQSLIAVYVSSGKLHYKFDCGSGPALLISEKKINDNQWHIVIFKRKENLGELIVDEDPLVTGYSEGNRTTMNASPPFYVGGVLQDVSNKVYSMTGTNQTFNGCLGNFMVNGQPIGEPINKVGVIPCSQRVEPGLFFYPGNGSNLFRALDKFTVDRTVDIQMDIKPRSTSGHLLSVHGRRDYLVLEMINGTVKFLVKTAKGSIETSFEPTNSSSLCDGNWHNIRAVKQKNSVILSVDHKAAPPGIGGKNVARVQSKHPIFIGGHPMLGKRLRGSTSQAQYVGCITNIHINMIPIHLGPERAYGQVTVGVCPTI; from the exons ATGGCAAGGTGGTTGCTGATAATTTCGTTGGCCGGTCTACTGGTCCACGAGGCGCGAAACGAGATCCTGACGCCGCCGTACTTTAATCTCGCCGAGGGTAAAGAAATCATCGCGTCGGCCACGTGTGGCGTCGACACCCCCGGCCCGGAACTCTACTGCAAGCTCGTCGGCGCGAACGCCGATCAGCACGAGGACATAAATCTGATACAGGGTCAG GTATGCGATTTCTGCGATCCGGAAAACCCGGAGAAAACGCATCCGCCAGAGTATGCGGTCGACGGTATGGAAACCTGGTGGCAATCGCCTCCACTCTCTAGGGGTATGAAGTACAACGAGGTGAATCTGACGATCAACCTGGGACAA gaattCCACGTGGCGTACGTCTACGTGAAAATGGCAAACTCACCGAGGCCCGGGCTTTGGATACTCGAGAAATCGAAGGACTATGGGAAAACCTGGTCCCCTTGGCAATATTTCTCCGACACCGCCAACGATTGTCTGACTTACTTCGGCGTGGACAGCTACAAACCCATAACCAGGGACGACAGCGTGATCTGCGCCACGGAGTATTCCCAAATCGTACCGTTGGAAGGCGGCGAGATACCGATTTCGATTTTGAACAACCGTCCCTCCGCCAAGAACTACTTCAACTCGACCGCTTTGCAAGAATGGACAAGAGCGACGAACGTTCGTTTTCGTTTCTTGAGGACGAAGAACCTGCTAGGGCACCTGATGTCGTTGGTGAGGGAGGATCCGACCGTGACCAGAAGG TACTTCTACTCGATCAAAGACATCAGCATCGGTGGTCGATGCATGTGCAACGGCCACGCGGACACGTGCGACGTGTTGGACCCCAAGTTGCCCAAGAAACTATTCTGCAGATGCCAGCATAACACTTGCGGCCCACAGTGCGCGACGTGTTGCAAAGGCTTCGAGCAAAAGAAATGGCGACAATCCACGACAGCTAAGAAGTTTACGTGCGAAC CTTGCAACTGTTTCGGCCATGCGGACGAGTGCAAGTACGACCCGGAAATCGACGAGAATCACTTGTCTTTGGATATTCACGGCAACTACGAGGGTGGCGGCGTGTGTCAGAACTGTCGAGATAACACGGAGGGGGTCAACTGCAATCGTTGCAAGTCACGATTCTATAGACCGCGGGACAAGCCTCTCAATGCAACCGACGTCTGCCAAC CTTGCAATTGCGACGTGTTTTACTCGACCGGGAACTGCGCGGACGCCACGGGTAAATGCGAGTGCCGTAAGGAATACAGCCCTCCTGACTGCGACAGTTGCAACGATGGATACTACGGCTATCCAAATTGCGTACCCTGCCAGTGTCTCCTCAAAGGAACGGACGGAGATTATTGCGAGGCGATAGATGGCTCCTGCCCTTGCAAGCCAAATTACGCCGGCCACTATTGCAATCTTTGCGCCGAAGGCTACTACAACTTTCCTGAATGTTTGC CTTGCAGATGCAATCCTCAGGGTTCCTTCAACGATATCTGCGACGTGGTTTCCGGTAACTGCACGTGCAAGAATAATTACGGTGGCAGAACCTGCGACATTTGCGAAGACGGTTACTTCAACTATCCGATCTGCTCGT ATTGCAATTGCGATGCGCGCGGAAccgagcctgggatttgcgacaAATCGGGAGGAGCGTGTCTGTGCAAAGAAGGATACGGCGGTGCCAGATGCGATCAGTGCGTCAGCGGATATTACGGGTACCCAAATTGTCGACCGTGTAATTGCAGCTCGGTGGGATCGTCCACCATTAGCTGCGACGCCACAGGGAAATGCTCCTGTCTCACCAACTTCGCTGGAAAGACTTGCGACCAGTGCAGTCCTGGATATTACATGTATCCTGAATGCACTG CTTGCAACTGCGACAGCCACGGTTCTATCGGCGCTTCCTGCGACGCGGAGGGTAAGTGTCAGTGTCGGGAGAATTTCGACGGGGCCAGGTGCAACCAGTGCAAAGAGGGCTTCTATAATTTCCCTACCTGCGAGGAATGCAACTGCGACCCAGCGGGTGTTCTCGAGACTTTCCAGGGATGTGGCTCCTTGCCAGCCGGCGAGCTTTGTCAATGCAAGGATCGCGTCGAAGGAAGGATATGCAATCAATGCAAGCCGCTCTATTGGAACTTGCAACCTTACAATTCCCAGGGTTGCGAAG aatGTCACTGCAACATACCTGGCGTTATTGGAAATATCGGCGAGTGCGACACAAAGAACGGTCAATGTATCTGCAAACCCGGAGTAATGGGTAGAAGTTGCGACGAGTGCGTAGACGGAACGTACAATCTTCAAGAGAGCAATTTCTTCGGCTGCACAG ATTGTGCCTGCGACATCGGTGGATCCGTGAGTTTCGTGTGCGACAAACAGACGGGCCAGTGTCAGTGTCAACCGCGCGTCACCGGCCTCACTTGCAAAGAACCATTGAAGGCTCACTATTTTCCGACTCTTCATCAGTTCCAATACGAAGCAGAGGATGGCAGAACGCCAAGCAACAGCCCGGTTCGTTACGGTTTCACCGAGGAACACTTCCCGGGATACAGTTGGAAGGGATACGCGGTATTCTCCACCCTTCAAGACGAAATCATCCTGACCGTCTACATTCAGAAATCGTCGCTTTACCGAATGGTTTTGAGATACGTGAACCCGAACAACGAACCGATACTTGGTACCATCACGATCACTCCCGAAAACCCATCGGAGGTGGAACAGCAATTCAAAGTGAACTTTAAACCAACCGTTAAACCTTCGTTCGTGACGGTCGCTGGGGCACACGGTAATCATCCTTCGCCTATGGTGATGGATCCGGGCCGTTGGTCCTTCAGCATCACCACCAAAAAAAGCGTCTTCCTCGATTATTTCGTGCTACTACCGTCCGAGTATTACGAGGCATCCATTTTAACCCAAGACGTTAACATCCCTTGCGAAGTCGGTTACAAGGGACTCTGCCGTCATTACGGCTATCCGAATTTAACGAGGTTCGACTCCGTTCACGGGGCCGGCGGATTCTTGAACGAGAACAACGCTAGAATTCCTCTGACCGAATATTTCGTCGAAAGGGACATTCTTAAGGAAATCGGCAGGGACGAAGTTCCATTGATCAACGACAAACAGGAAGAGATACACTTTGACCTGAGAGTTTCGAAACCGGGTCCACACGTGTTACTCGTCACGTATATCACGCCAAAGTACGAAAACGTCACGTCGACGCTCCTAATAGAGGCGAACACCGTTGGCAAAGGGAAAGCTACTCTGTATCCTTGCAAATACACGAGTATCTGCAGGCAAGTCGTGACCGACACCTATGGCAGGATCGCTGCCATGAACTTTCCCTCGAATTACATCAGTTTGATTTTAACCGGAGAACCAGCTTCCAACGTAGCCATCGATTCCGTCGTGGCCATCCCGTACTACCAATGGTCTTTGGACTACGTGAAGCCGAAATCAATTTGCGTTAAAAAGGACGGCACCTGCGTCAAGGGTCAATTCCCCGGAGCCGCGGACGCAAAGAAAATCGAGTTCGAGAGCATCAGCACGGTCCCGGAATCCGCGAACAAACCTTACGGTATCTACGACAACGCTACCAAGCTGATTTACTTGGACAATAAGAACACGATGGTTGATATTCACGCCAAAGTTTTCCAGCCCGGCGACTACACGTTCGTCGTGCAGTATTATCAGCCAGACTATCCGGAGTACGAACTCGACGTTCtggtccaaaacggaaagttctACGAGGCGAAAATGGCCATACCCCATTGTCCCAGTAACAGCGGATGTCGTAGCGTCGTGAGGCAAGCAGACGGCAACATCAGATTCCAGCTTATCGAGAACTTTATGATCACCTTCAAGGAGAGCGTTGGAAACGGAATCTGGCTCGATTACATTCTCGTGATCCCCAACGAACAGTACAACGAGAAGATCCTGAAAAAGATTCAGTTCGATCAGACCAAAGAATTCATCAAGAAATGTGGGTACAATCATTTCCACATAAATATCACCGAGGAGGGATTCTGTCGCGACTCGATCTTCTCGTTGACGGCCAACTACAATAATCGCGCCTTACCGTGTAACTGCGATATCGACGGCACGATAAGTTTCCAGTGCGAGAATTTCGGCGGACAGTGCCCGTGCAAGCCTAACATCATAGGAAGACGATGCGAGATCTGCAAAACAGGATTCTACGGGTTCCCGAATTGCAAACCGTGCAATTGTCCGGCTCTCTGCGAATCGGAGACCGGGGCTTGCATTTGCCCCTCGAGGGTCACCGGGGAACGGTGCAACCAGTGCGAAGTGGAAACTTACGGGTTCCATCCGATAATCGGTTGCGAGGAGTGCAACTGCTCGCCTCTCGGCGTGATCGACGGCAACATGCAGTGCGATCTCCTGAACGGTAGCTGCAAGTGCAAGGAGAACGTGGTCGGCAGACAGTGCGACAAATGTCAACCCGGGTACTCGCAGTTCCctcattgcgagaaatgcgactgcGACACCAGGGGCACGACCGTTGACATCTGCGACCAATACACCGCCGAGTGCTCGTGCAAGGAGAACGTACAAGGATCTGCCTGCGACGTTTGCAAAGACGGCACTTTCAATATACAGGACAACAACGAGAACGGTTGCACCAAGTGTTTCTGTTTCGGGAAGACCACCAGATGCCTGTCCGCGTATTTGTACAGGGCTCAGGTGACCGACATGACCGATTGGGGCCTCACCGTATCGAGAGAGAAGGGCCTGAACTTGACTTATTTAATAACGAGCCCGGAAATGTCCAACGGGGCCACCATCGCGGTCAATCTCATCGAAAACGACACTTTGGGAGAGGTCGTTTACTTCTCGGCGCCAGAAACTTACTTGGGGCGGAAGCTAACATCCTACGGAGGGTATCTAAATTACACGGTTCATTACAGCACGGGACCGTTCGGTAACGCGGTCAGCGCGGCAGATTTGATACTTCAAGGCGACGACACGACGCTGTTCTACTACGCTGACGAGCAACCACCGTCGTTCACGGATTTCCAGGCGTCGCTAGAACTGGTCGAAACGAACTTCCTGACTCACAATCGACTCAGCGCTACCAGAGAACAACTCATGGTGGTTCTCGAGAACCTCCAAGGCATGCACATCCGGGCTACCTATTGGAATCCTACTATCACGGCCTCTTTGTCCTACGTGTTTCTAGACGTAACAACGGAGTTTTATTCGCCGCAATATAACGTTCTGGCGAGCAGCGTCGAACAGTGCCAATGCCCGCCCAATTATCAAGGACTTTCCTGCGAGGAATGCGCGCCGGGATACTATAGGGTGCAATCCGGACCCTATGGAGGATGCGTTCGTTGCGAGTGCAACGAACACGCCGACACTTGCGACGTTCAGACCGGAATATGCTTG AATTGCAAGGACGGCACCACTGGGGACCATTGCGAATTCTGCCAGAAGGGATACTACGGAAACGCAACCGGGGGAACACCGACGGACTGTCTGATCTGCGCTTGTCCCCTTCCCGTGCCTTCGAATAACTTTGCGACCGGTTGCGAGGTGAACGAAGAAGGAAACAAGATAAGCTGCGATTGTCTTCCGGGCTATTACGGCGCCCGTTGCCAATTCTGCGCCTCCGGCCATTACGGGAACCCGGAGATCTACGAAGACTATTGCAAACCCTGCGAGTGTTCCGGGAACATCGACACGAATCAAGCGGGTTCCTGCGATTCCATAACCGGGGAGTGTTTGCATTGCTTGAATAACACATATGGCGAGGCTTGCAACTTGTGCGCGCCCGGATTCTACGGCGACGCTATCCAGAGGAAGGATTGTCGGAACTGTATGTGCGAGGAGTGTGGAATGGAACACTGCGACAGCTTCTCCGGGAAGTGTTTCTGTCGCGAGAACGTCGTCGGGGACCGATGCGACCTTTGCGAGGTCGATCATTACGGCTACAATAGCTGCGACGGATGCAAAGCTTGCAGCTGCGATCTAGCTTCCGAGAACAGTCAGTGCGACGAGAACACCGGCCAATGCAAGTGCAAGCCCGGCGTCACTGGACGCAGATGCGACCAGTGCATTCCAGGATATTGGAACTACGGACCGGAAGGATGCACCTCGTGCGGATGCAACACCGGATATTCCGTCGGGGTGTCCTGCAACACCACTACCGGGCAGTGCACGTGCCTTCCGGGCGTTATCGGTGAGAAATGCGACCATTGTCCGTACAGACACGTCCTGATTCCGGGGCAAGGATGTTTCGCCTGCGACTCGTGCACCGGGGACTTGTTAGACGTCACCGATTACTTGTCGAACCAGTTGGACCCGGTATTCAAAGAGTACAGTACAGTCGCCGAAAGTTACTTCACTACACAGAGACTCAAGTTCATCAACGACACGGCGAACGACCTCGATCCAAAGGTGAAGCTCCTCGATCCTAGCCGAGTGAACTTCTTGCCTCTCCAGCAAGAAGTGAAGCTGCTCGAGTCGGAGTTTTCGAACCAAAAACGCGAGATCGATTTCACCGCGGAGGACAGCGTCAAGTGGAAGCTCGCATCCGAGAACACCCTGAAGGACATGAATTACTTGGAATCGGACGTGATAAACGAAATAGAGCTCGTCAAGGCCACCGTCTCCGAAGTGCAATCGTTGGCGCTGTACATCGCATTGGGCACGGGCGCCATGGTGGACGGCGCATTGAAAGAGGCCGAGGAGATCCTGAAAAGGATTCAGGAAGTGTCGTTCGttaatttccgcgatcgcgcgaCGGATCAAGTCGACCAGGCCAATATTCTCGTATCGAAGATGTACGAGTACAATATGCCGGTCAGCGATTTGTTCACGATCGCGAACGATCTGAGCAAGAAGATTAAACACGTAACCGGAAAGATGGACGACTTTTTGAACATCACTTGGAACGTTCAGGAACTGGCCAGCATGGTCGACAAGCTGAACCAAGAGAATAGAATCGCGGCGGAGACCGGTAATTTTGACGTGGTAAAGAACGCAACCGCTGAAGCGAACGAGGACTTGATCGCTGGCAAGGAGCTCAACAAAAACGCCACAGAGTGTATAGAGATCGCGAGTCGCAATATGGAGATGCTGATGAGAGACGCGACTGACGATTCTATGGAGACATTGAATACGACAATTTTGCGGAACGACAAACTGCTAATAGAACTGTTGGATCCGTCTCAGATGGCGCGCGACAATGCCGAGTATCTCTACAACCGATCTTTGGACCTGGACAGTTTGTTAACCGATACAAGGAACACAGATGCTGTTAAAGCTGTTTCCGCTTATAGAAACATCTGGACGGCTATTGAGAATGCCCGCGAAGCAGCACTCGACGCCACGGATGCCGCCGATAATGCCACCCGTTTGTCAGATGGAATGGAAAAAAGGATGTGGAATTCGCGAAACGAGTCACTGCATTTATTGGAATCGGCCGAGGAGACCTTGAGGAAGACTGGAAAACCGAAATATGACTTAGAAAACGCTCAAATGGACGCCACCTCAATTTTCTCTCAGAATAAGCGCAACAAAGATCTCCTAGACAACATCGAGAAGGTTCTTACCGGCTTTCCGTCGCCCTCTTCGATGGTCGCTCAGGATGCCATGAACCTAGCTATTCAAGTCGAACATAACATTAACGCATCTATCAACAGCATGAACCGCGACGTTGATAAGATACCGAAAGACCTCAAAAAGACGAAGCAACTTTCCAAGGACATCTCGGAATCGATACGCGACGTGTCTCAAGCGAAGAAACAGCTTGATATCATAGTCGACACGTATCTTCCGCAAATTACTAAATTGTTGAACGGTTTGAGCGGCAATCAAAAGGTGATCGATACGCGAGGAAAGAATTTGCAGGGCAAGATCAAAGCGTTGAAGAACAAGATCGCGAACGCTAGAGAATTGGCGGACCGCAACAAGTTTGGTCTGATGTTCTACAGAAACACCACGCTCGAATTGAAAAATCCTGAAAGTCTCCCTCTGTTGGCTACATCCACCAAAGTCTCCCTTTACTTCAGAACGAATAACACCAATGGTTTCCTATTGTATCTCGGGAACGAGGAGAACACGAAAATGCCACGATCCAAGACGCACGATTTCATGGCCCTTTTGATCGAAAGCGGGTATCCGGTATTAATTATGGACCTGGGATCCGGGCCTGAGAAAATCATCAACAACAAGTTCGTGTCCGACAACGTCTGGCGGCAGATAATCGTCGACAGAACGGGTAAAAACGTCAAACTGATAATCCGCGAGGACATCGGCGAGGGCAAACATCGATTATATGAAAAGGGACACGCGTTACCGGGTTCGTACTCGATATTCAACGTGGACCAAGAACACTCGAAATTATTTGTCGGCGGTTATCCCTCGTCTTTCAACATGCAAGACGCTGTTACGGCATCCTCGTTCGAGGGCGAAATGGAAGAGCTTGTGATAGGCGAGATACCCGTATCGTTCTGGAACTTTGTAGACGGAGAGAACAACCAGAAGGCCGCGATCGAAAGGGACAAATTGATCAACTTCCAACCGAGCACCGGCTACAGATTCGACAGACACGGATACGCGATCCTGAGCAAGAGGAACTTCCAGATATCACCGGACAACAGAAAGTTCAGCATCAAActgaatttcaaaacgttcgcgGAGAACGGACTGATATATTTGATGGGAAAAGGTAAACAGTTCCTGTCCATGGAGATGAGGGCCGGTCATGTACTCTACCAATACGATCTTGGCGCCGGAGAAACGAGTCTAAGATCTTCGAACAAATACAACGACGGAAATTGGCACAACCTCGAGGCTCTTAGATTCGAGAGAATGGGCGTTCTCAAGGTCGACGGTTTTGACATAATGAAGAGCGAGGCAATAGGAAACAGCAAAACTTTGGTGTCCTCTGATCACATCTACTTTGGTGGTTATCCACCGAATGCCAAGCATCCTTACGATCCTGTGACCAACGAAGGTTTCGAAGGCTGCATCGACGAAGTGGTCATCTTAGAAACGGTGATCGACTTGACACGCAACGTTCAAGCGTTTGGAGTTATTCCTGGCTGCCCAGCGAGG TTCGCCAGTCTGGTATCTTTCGAGGAGTACACGTCCGGTTATGTAAAATGGCCCAGCATTTCTGTACCGGACACCCTACAAGTAAACCTCAAGTTCAAGACTCTGGCGAACGATGGTTTGATTTTCTACATAACCGATCAAAGTACAGGCGCGGTTAGCTTCTTGTCGCTGGTAGACGGTATTTTGGTCTTTAATAGCCAGGGCAAAGAATTAAGGACCAGTTTGTCGGGCATCAAGTTCAACGATAACGAGTGGCACGTGGTCACAGCCACCCACTCGTTAGACTCTTTGAAACTCGACATCGACGATACGAAGAACTACAACACCGACTTCGAACCGCCCCCATTGCTCGTACCTTACGGCAGTATGTACATCGGTGGACTGCCAGTTACTTTCGGTATTCCGCAGACCGGTTCAATGACTCCGTTCGTCGGTTGCATCGGAGATGCAACGCTTAACGGCGCCATTATTAATTTCGCGAACACGACCGAACGACCCAACGCTTTCTTAGGAAAATGCAAAGGTGGAGATCCATCGT CTATACCTTCGATAACCGAACCAGAACCAGACGTTTTACCCCCCTTGTTGCCTACGGAAAGTCTAGATGATAATCTTGAAATATCTACACAAATCA ATGTAATCGACGTTGATTTGGAGAACGAAACAGACGAAGAGGAACCTAATCTAGAGGGACGTGGTCGTTATCACGATGAACTAACTACAACCGCCGAACCTACAACCTTGACCCAAAGACCGACACCGATATACGTGGATCAATGCCGATTGCCTTACTACCCagcagttgatcctgatttggATAATGCCTGGAGATTCG GCACCGCAAGAAATAGCAGGTTGGAGTACAGATCCTTGAACGGGAGATACAAGAACGACTATGATTTCCAAATTGACGTTAAAACTACGGCCGAAGAAGGAATTATATTTTTCACCTTAAATACTAACGATCAGAGTTTAATCGCCGTATACGTCAGCAGTGGAAAG CTTCATTACAAATTCGACTGTGGAAGCGGGCCCGCTTTGCtaatcagcgaaaaaaaaataaacgacAACCAATGGCACATAGTCATATTCAAGAGAAAAGAGAACTTGGGCGAACTGATCGTTGACGAAGACCCACTGGTTACCGGATATTCCGAAGGAAACAGGACAACCATGAACGCGAGCCCACCGTTCTATGTGGGAGGAGTGTTGCAAGACGTATCCAACAAAGTGTATAGTATGACT ggGACGAACCAGACATTCAACGGATGCCTAGGAAACTTTATGGTAAATGGGCAACCAATTGGTGAACCGATAAACAAAGTAGGCGTGATTCCATGTTCACAACGAGTCGAACCAGGATTATTCTTCTACCCGGGCAACGGTAGCAATTTGTTCAGAGCAC TGGATAAATTCACGGTCGACAGAACGGTTGATATTCAAATGGATATTAAGCCGCGTTCCACTTCCGGTCACTTGTTGTCTGTTCATGGAAGGCGAGATTACTTAGTATTGGAAATGATAAACGGAACCGTGAAGTTTCTTGTGAAAACAGCAAAGGGTTCGATAGAAACTTCCTTCGAACCCACGAACTCAAGTTCCCTGTGCGATGGCAACTGGCACAATATTCGAG CTGTCAAGCAGAAGAATTCTGTAATCTTGTCGGTGGACCACAAAGCAGCCCCACCAGGAATCGGTGGTAAAAATGTGGCCAGAGTTCAGTCGAAGCATCCTATCTTCATCGGTGGTCACCCGATGCTTGGAAAGAGGTTACGAGGAAGCACTTCGCAAGCACAATACGTTGGATGTATCACAAATATTCACATCAATATGATACCTATACACCTGGGTCCAGAACGTGCTTATGGGCAAGTTACTGTTGGCGTATGTCCGACGATATAA